The following are from one region of the Acetobacteroides hydrogenigenes genome:
- the cobC gene encoding alpha-ribazole phosphatase — MLHLYLVRHTSVAAPAGTCYGQTDVALADTFAQEAEAVNDMLQGISFDAVYSSPLSRCTRLAEYCGFADCTTDARLMEMHFGDWENRQWDDIADPHLQRWFDAWATERATNGESFVDVCHRASDFMESLSWDGKEVRMLLFIHAGFIRALWVELGHYTPEEAFAKQVNYGALEIITIK; from the coding sequence ATGCTCCACCTCTACCTCGTTCGCCACACTTCGGTTGCCGCACCTGCCGGCACCTGCTACGGTCAAACCGATGTTGCCCTTGCCGATACCTTCGCCCAAGAGGCCGAGGCGGTAAACGATATGCTACAGGGTATCTCCTTTGATGCTGTTTACTCCAGTCCTTTGAGCCGCTGCACCAGGCTGGCCGAGTACTGCGGCTTTGCCGATTGCACCACAGACGCTCGCCTGATGGAGATGCACTTCGGCGATTGGGAGAATAGGCAATGGGACGATATTGCCGATCCGCACCTTCAGCGCTGGTTCGATGCCTGGGCCACCGAGCGGGCCACCAACGGCGAGTCGTTTGTAGATGTCTGCCATCGCGCATCCGACTTTATGGAATCGTTGAGCTGGGATGGCAAGGAGGTTCGGATGCTCCTCTTTATCCATGCCGGATTTATCCGTGCCCTATGGGTCGAGCTGGGGCATTACACCCCCGAGGAGGCAT